In the genome of Burkholderia diffusa, one region contains:
- a CDS encoding Crp/Fnr family transcriptional regulator, producing MHDHPVAPPDAAAMPDHPPADTPLEPGPLPALSVLFGQCAWFRALAPEHQALVLAQSHAERHEAGDVIAQRLAPSEYWIGVHRGLLKLAIFNASGRGCTFSGVPSGGWFGEGSVIKRELRKYEVVAVQRSVVLFVPVDTFHALLDTSLPFTRFVIHQLNNRMGEFIASIQNSRLLDVDARVAQALAQLFNPALYPDTGPSLAISQEELGMLVGVSRQRINQALQQLEKLGVLRLAYNQIEVVDLAALARVGMEQI from the coding sequence ATGCACGATCACCCCGTTGCGCCGCCCGACGCGGCCGCCATGCCGGATCACCCGCCGGCCGACACGCCGCTCGAACCGGGCCCGTTGCCCGCCCTGTCCGTGCTGTTCGGCCAGTGCGCGTGGTTCCGCGCGCTGGCGCCGGAACACCAGGCGCTCGTGCTCGCGCAGTCCCATGCCGAAAGGCACGAAGCCGGCGACGTGATCGCGCAGCGGCTCGCGCCGTCCGAATACTGGATCGGCGTGCATCGCGGATTGCTGAAGCTGGCGATCTTCAACGCGTCGGGGCGCGGCTGCACGTTTTCCGGCGTGCCGTCGGGCGGCTGGTTCGGCGAAGGCAGCGTGATCAAGCGCGAGTTGCGCAAGTACGAAGTCGTCGCCGTCCAGCGCTCGGTCGTGCTGTTCGTCCCGGTCGACACGTTCCATGCGCTGCTCGATACGAGCCTGCCGTTCACGCGGTTCGTGATCCATCAATTGAACAACCGGATGGGTGAGTTCATCGCGTCGATCCAGAACAGCCGGCTGCTCGATGTCGACGCGCGCGTCGCGCAGGCGCTCGCGCAGTTGTTCAACCCCGCGCTGTACCCGGACACCGGCCCGTCGCTCGCGATTTCGCAGGAGGAACTGGGAATGCTCGTCGGCGTGTCGCGGCAGCGGATCAACCAGGCGTTGCAGCAGCTCGAGAAACTCGGCGTGCTGCGGCTCGCGTACAACCAGATCGAGGTCGTCGATCTGGCCGCGCTCGCGCGGGTCGGGATGGAGCAGATCTGA
- a CDS encoding acyl-CoA synthetase, which produces MTQMFEAGLGRRDANYVPLTPIDFLVRAAEVYGARLAIVHGDVRRTWGETYTRAKQLASALAQAGVARGETVAALLPNIPAMVEAHFGVPMAGAVLNTINTRLDIASVLFMLRHGEAKVLIVDTEYAELAHRAALEVPGLKIVSVADAMPADPARFAGAIDYEAFVAGGDPDYAWTLPADEWEAIALNYTSGTTGDPKGVVYHHRGAYLAAISNILEWDMPKHAVYLWTLPMFHCNGWCFPWAVAARAGVNVCLRKFDAKTVFDLIRRERITHYCGAPIVQSAIANAPAEFRAGIDHTVHAMVAGAAPAPAVIAKMKEIGFDLLHVYGLTEVYGPATVCAKQAHWDALPDDERARLNARQGVRYHLEAGATVLDPDTMAPVPADGETLGEIMFRGNICMKGYLKNPHATDEAFHGGWFHTGDLGVLTPDGYIRIKDRRKDIIISGGENISSIEVEDALYRHPAVEVAAVVAMPDPKWGEVPCAFVELRNGMSATEEEIVAHCRQLLAGFKVPKVVRFGELPKTSTGKIQKFQLRNAVGSDKAIDLAGDKK; this is translated from the coding sequence ATGACGCAGATGTTCGAGGCCGGACTCGGCCGCCGCGATGCCAACTACGTGCCGCTCACGCCGATCGACTTTCTGGTCCGCGCGGCCGAAGTCTACGGCGCGCGTCTCGCGATCGTGCACGGCGACGTGCGGCGCACGTGGGGCGAGACGTACACGCGCGCGAAGCAGCTCGCCAGCGCGCTCGCGCAGGCGGGCGTCGCCCGCGGCGAGACGGTCGCGGCGCTGCTGCCGAACATCCCGGCGATGGTCGAGGCGCACTTCGGCGTGCCGATGGCCGGCGCCGTGCTCAACACGATCAACACGCGGCTCGACATTGCGTCGGTGCTGTTCATGCTGCGTCACGGCGAAGCGAAGGTGCTGATCGTCGATACCGAATACGCGGAGCTCGCGCATCGCGCGGCGCTCGAAGTGCCGGGCCTGAAGATCGTCAGCGTCGCGGACGCGATGCCGGCCGACCCCGCCCGCTTCGCCGGCGCGATCGACTACGAGGCGTTCGTCGCGGGCGGCGACCCCGACTACGCATGGACGCTGCCCGCCGACGAGTGGGAGGCGATCGCGCTGAACTACACGTCCGGCACGACCGGCGACCCGAAGGGCGTCGTCTATCACCATCGCGGCGCGTATCTCGCGGCGATCAGCAACATCCTCGAATGGGACATGCCGAAGCACGCGGTCTATCTGTGGACGCTGCCGATGTTCCACTGCAACGGCTGGTGCTTCCCGTGGGCCGTCGCGGCGCGCGCGGGCGTGAACGTGTGCCTGCGCAAGTTCGATGCGAAGACTGTGTTCGACCTGATCCGCCGCGAACGCATCACGCATTACTGCGGCGCGCCGATCGTGCAGAGCGCGATCGCGAATGCGCCGGCCGAGTTCCGCGCAGGCATCGATCACACGGTGCACGCGATGGTCGCCGGCGCCGCGCCCGCGCCGGCCGTGATCGCGAAGATGAAGGAGATCGGCTTCGACCTGCTGCACGTGTATGGATTGACCGAGGTCTACGGCCCGGCGACCGTATGCGCGAAGCAGGCGCACTGGGACGCGCTGCCCGACGACGAGCGCGCGCGGCTCAATGCGCGCCAGGGCGTGCGCTATCACCTGGAAGCGGGCGCGACGGTGCTCGACCCGGACACGATGGCGCCGGTGCCGGCCGACGGCGAGACGCTCGGCGAGATCATGTTCCGCGGCAACATCTGCATGAAGGGCTACCTGAAGAACCCGCACGCGACGGACGAGGCATTCCACGGCGGCTGGTTCCACACGGGCGATCTCGGCGTGCTGACGCCTGACGGCTATATCCGCATCAAGGATCGCCGCAAGGACATCATCATTTCCGGCGGCGAGAACATCTCGAGCATCGAGGTCGAGGATGCGCTGTACCGGCATCCGGCCGTCGAGGTTGCCGCGGTGGTCGCAATGCCCGATCCGAAATGGGGCGAGGTGCCGTGCGCGTTCGTCGAGCTGCGCAACGGAATGAGCGCGACCGAGGAGGAGATCGTCGCGCACTGCCGGCAGTTGCTCGCGGGTTTCAAGGTGCCGAAGGTCGTGCGCTTCGGCGAGCTGCCGAAGACGTCGACCGGCAAGATCCAGAAATTCCAGTTGCGCAACGCGGTCGGCTCGGACAAGGCGATCGACCTGGCGGGAGACAAGAAGTAA